A genome region from Hevea brasiliensis isolate MT/VB/25A 57/8 chromosome 9, ASM3005281v1, whole genome shotgun sequence includes the following:
- the LOC110671548 gene encoding mitochondrial adenine nucleotide transporter ADNT1, with amino-acid sequence MASEDVKTGEIAVSKIVNLAEEAKLAREGVKAPSHALVSICKSLIAGGVAGGVSRTAVAPLERLKILLQVQNPHSIKYNGTIQGLKYIWKTEGFRGMFKGNGTNCARIIPNSAVKFFSYEEASKGILFIYRQQTGNDDAQLTPLLRLGAGACAGIIAMSATYPMDMVRGRLTVQTEKSPRQYKGIFHALSTVLKEEGPRALYKGWLPSVIGVIPYVGLNFAVYESLKDWLLKSKPFGLVQDNELGVTTRLACGAAAGTVGQTVAYPLDVIRRRMQMVGWKDAASVVTGDGKSKASLEYTGMVDAFRKTVRHEGFGALYKGLVPNSVKVVPSIAIAFVTYELVKDVLGVEVRISD; translated from the exons ATGGCATCAGAGGACGTGAAGACAGGGGAGATTGCAGTCTCGAAGATCGTGAATCTGGCTGAGGAGGCGAAGCTAGCGAGAGAAGGAGTTAAGGCGCCAAGCCACGCCCTTGTCAGTATCTGCAAGTCCCTAATTGCCGGTGGAGTCGCTGGAGGGGT GTCACGTACTGCTGTTGCTCCCTTGGAAAGATTAAAAATTCTGCTCCAG GTTCAAAATCCACACAGTATAAAATACAATGGTACAATTCAGGGCTTGAAATACATATGGAAAACTGAAGGTTTCAGAGGAATGTTTAAAGGCAATGGCACTAATTGTGCTCGCATTATTCCAAATTCAGCAGTCAAGTTCTTTAGTTATGAGGAAGCATCCAA AGGCATACTATTTATTTACAGGCAGCAAACTGGAAATG ATGATGCTCAGCTTACTCCTCTTTTACGTCTTGGAGCTGGTGCATGTGCTGGAATTATTGCCATGTCAGCAACTTACCCAATGGACATGGTTCGGGGTCGGCTAACTGTCCAG ACAGAAAAGTCTCCTCGCCAGTACAAAGGAATCTTTCATGCTCTTTCAACAGTCCTCAAGGAAGAAGGTCCTCGGGCTTTATACAAAGGATGGCTGCCTTCTGTCATAGGAGTG ATACCATATGTGGGGCTAAACTTTGCTGTGTATGAATCCCTGAAAGATTGGTTACTCAAATCCAAACCTTTTGGACTAGTTCAAGACAATGAGTTGGGAGTGACAACAAGGCTTGCATGTGGAGCAGCTGCTGGAACTGTTGGCCAGACAGTTGCTTACCCTCTTGATGTTATCCGGCGAAGAATGCAAATGGTGGGCTGGAAGGATGCTGCTTCTGTTGTCACTGGTGATGGGAAGAGTAAGGCGTCTCTTGAATACACTGGTATGGTTGATGCATTCAGGAAAACAGTTCGGCATGAGGGGTTTGGAGCACTGTATAAAGGTTTGGTCCCCAATTCAGTGAAG GTGGTCCCATCCATAGCAATTGCATTTGTGACATATGAGTTGGTGAAGGATGTTCTTGGAGTTGAGGTGAGGATATCTGACTGA